A DNA window from Methylocystis heyeri contains the following coding sequences:
- the trxA gene encoding thioredoxin, with protein sequence MTTHKITDASFESDVLKATVPVVVDFWAEWCGPCRLIAPALEEIAAELGDKVKVVKLNIDENPNVAGKLGIRSIPTLIVFKDGKAAAQKVGAAPKGELMRWISSAL encoded by the coding sequence ATGACCACCCATAAAATTACCGACGCCAGCTTCGAGTCAGACGTGTTGAAAGCGACGGTGCCGGTCGTCGTAGACTTCTGGGCCGAATGGTGCGGCCCGTGCCGCCTTATCGCGCCCGCGTTGGAGGAAATCGCCGCCGAGCTCGGCGACAAGGTGAAGGTGGTCAAGCTGAATATCGACGAGAATCCGAACGTCGCTGGCAAGCTCGGAATCCGTTCGATTCCCACCCTCATCGTGTTCAAAGACGGCAAGGCGGCGGCGCAGAAGGTCGGCGCTGCGCCGAAGGGCGAGCTGATGCGGTGGATTTCCTCCGCGCTGTGA